The Cyclobacterium amurskyense genome contains the following window.
CTGAATCGATTCAGGTAGTGATCAAAGATGGGGGTAAATCGCTGATTCAGGTTATTGATGATGGGCTAGGAATGTCCGTTACTGATGCCAGGATGTGCTTTGAAAGACATGCTACATCTAAAATTAAACAGTCAGCCGACTTGTTCAATATCAGAACGCATGGGTTCAGGGGAGAAGCCATGGCTTCCATCGCAGCGGTATCTCAGGTGGAGCTAAAGACCAAACGAGAAGAGGATGAATTGGGAACCCTAATTCAAATAGAGAGCTCTACAGTCAAAAAGCAAGAACCTATTGTATACCAAAGAGGCACCTCTGTTTCGGTAAAGAATCTCTTTTGCAATGTCCCAGCAAGAAGAAATTTTCTTAAATCCAATGCGGTAGAAACCAAGCACCTGGTTGAAGAATTTCAGCGAGTGGCTTTGGCTTATCCAAAAGTGTCATTTTCGTTTTATCAAAACGACATGGAGCTTTTTAAATTAGCCGGGGGGAAATTAAGCAAAAGGATTGTAGGGATTTTTGGCAAACAATATAGAGATAAGCTGATCGTTTGTCAGGAAGAATCCCCTCATATTGATATTCATGGTTATATTGGAAAGCCTGAACAAGCAAAAAAATCAAGAGGAGACCAGTATTTCTTTGTCAATAATCGATACATAAAAAGCAATTACCTTGGGCATGCTGTTAGTACGGCTTTTGAATCCTTAATTGGACCTGATCATCATCCGTTTTATGTGCTTTTTCTAGAGATTGATCCCAAACATATCGATATAAATGTGCATCCTACAAAAACGGAAATTAAATTCGATGATGAACGAACCATATATGGTGTAGTAAGGGCTGCTGTAAAGCAGGCTTTAGGTGCTCATCATGTGGTTCCTACCATAGATTTCAGTTTGGATGTCAACTTCACTGACAATTGGAGTCAGGATACAGAAAAAAGAAAAGAGGTAGGGCTGGAGAACAATTACAGGACCTATAGAGGGCCAGGGATGGCCAATAAGGATGCCAAAGGTTGGGAGCAATTGTTTCATAAAGACCATGAGGAGCGGGCTATAAATTTTGATCCTGAAAAGGACAATATAGGTCAGCAAGAGCTTAAAACTTTTCCCAGTAAAGTAAATAGTAGGGATGAGACTCCCATTGGTGAGATTAACAAACCTTCTATTGGCACAGGGAATACCTTTCAGGTGGAACAGGCATATATTGTTACTCAAACATCTTCAGGATTGCTTATCTTTGACCAACAGGCAACGCACCAGCGAATTTTATATGAGCGGTATGCAAGTCAATTGGATCAATCGAAAGGAGCATCACAGCAGTGTCTTTTTCCTCAAAACATTAGACTAAGTCCTGCGGATTTCTCTTTGGTCATGGACCTAAAGGAGGAGCTCAATGACCTTGGTTTTCAATTGACGGAGTTTGGCCAACATGCTATTCTTATCAATGGTGTGCCTGCTGATATACATATTGCCAGTGAAAAAGTACTGTTTGAAGAATTGTTGGAGCAGTTCAAGCATTTTAAAAATGAACTTTCATTAACTAAAAAAGAAAACCTTGCCCGGTCTTTGGCAAAGAAAACCTCCATTAAAAGAGGTGATAAGCTGCAAAGCCAGGAAATGGAGAATCTTGCAGGTCAATTATTTGCCTGTCAAAACCCCAATTACAGCCCTGAAGGAAGCAAAACCTTTATCAAATTGGATTTAAATAAAATCGATCGCTTTTTTTATTCCTGAATTAAAACACGAACTTATGTTTAGAGCCCTTACACCCATTGTGAAAAACCTATTACTGATCACGGTGGGTATGCATGTAATAGCTTCTTTTTTCCTTCCGCAATTGAAAGGGCTTTTTGCCTTGTATTATATAGACAGTAGGAATTTCATGCCTTTTCAATTTGTCACCTACATGTTTATGCATGCAGACTTTTGGCATTTGTTGAGCAATATGTTTGGGCTATTTATATTTGGCCCCTTACTAGAGCAATTTCTAGGGCCTAAAAAAATCCTGATTTTATGGATGGTGTGTGGTGTAGGTTCAGGGGTGTTGTATTCCGGGTATGTGGCATACAATATGGGTCAATTAAACAATAGGATAGAAACATTTGCGGAAAATCCTGATCCTGAAGAGTTCAATCGCTTTGTCTCTGACAACAGTCATTACTTCAATGCCGGAATCTATGATTTTATAGATGAGTACAGTCGCGATGCTGACAATACTGAGTTACAAGAGAGGGCGAAAAGGAATATGCTTGGAATAAGAGATCTGAAAGCAAACATACCAATGGTGGGTGCTTCCGGTGCCTTGTTTGGTATTCTGATTGCATTTGGAATGCTCTTTCCCAATACCCAGCTGTTCTTGCTTTTCCCACCAATGCCCATAAGGGCAAAATACCTTGTCTTGTTCTATGGACTATACACAGTTTATAATATATTTGTATCTAATCCCACAGACAATGTAGCCCATTTTGCCCACTTATCAGGATTATTGATAGGGGCAGTTTTGGTGACTTATTGGAAAAGGGACAGACAAAATTTTTATTAAAAGAATATGTACGGAGGGTTTTGGTACCATATCAGACATGCATTTGACCATAAAAACAACGGTCTCTACAAGATAATTGCCATCAACTTATTGGCCTTTCTGGTATTGATGGTGCTTAGGGTATTTTTGACAATAGGTGGGGCAGAAGCCACTTATCGTTCAATCATCTCTGTTTTTATGATGCCAGCAGCTATTCCCCAGTTTTTAATGCAGCCCTGGACGATCATAAGCTATATGTTTTTGCATGAAGGCTTCTTGCATATAATATTCAATTTGCTGTTTCTTTATTGGTTCGGCTTGTTAGTGCAAGAGTACCTGGGAAGTAGAAAGTTGGTCAATTTGTATATCCTTGGCGGAATTGCCGGAGGATTACTTTATATGATCCTTTATAATATTGCCCCTTATTTCAATGATAGGGTGGATGGCGCTTTAATGCTTGGAGCAAGTGCCGGAGTATTCGCCATAGTGGTAGCCGCGGCCACTTTACGACCTGATACGCAGTTTCATCTGCTTTTGATAGGGCCGGTAAAAATCAAATACATCGCAATTTTCTACGTGCTTGTGGCCTTTGCCAATTCTGCCGGAGCGAATGCCGGTGGGGAATTGGCTCATTTGGGAGGAGCAGCAATGGGCTTTATTTATATTCTTCAACTGAATAAAGGGATAGATTTAGGTAAGCCTGTACAAGCAGTAGGGGTGTTTTTTGAAAAGTTGTTTTCACAAAAGCCTAAAGTAAAAGTGACTTACAGACGGGATGGGGAGGCTTCGAGGAAAAAAACCACTATGAGTTCTTCCACTAGTAGTTCTACAAGTAGAAGCACACAAGAAGAAATAGATCGGATTTTAGATAAAATTGCTGATAAGGGCTACGATAATCTTACCAAAGAAGAAAAACGCAAGTTGTTTGACTTTAGCAACAAAGACGCTTAATTCCAAGCACAATTAATTAAGCTTTTCATAGCCCAGAATTTTCTTATAATCAACCAATCCTTTTTCGGTAAGGTAGGGGAGGACTGCAGAAAATATAAGCTTATTGTAGTAGGGCAAGCGAATATCATCTGGACCAAAAACAATCTGATTATGGATTAGCCAATAATCGGACAACATAAACATTTGGTTGGCAAGGTTTTCAAAACTTCCCGGAAACTTTTCTTCGGCAAAAAAACCCTCTGTAGCTAATAACTTAAAGAGATGTATCAATTGCGTTTTTCTTAGCGCAATCATATCTAAGTATCGATCTTTGATGAGCTCCTGGTTTTTCATTATTTCCAGTAGATTAAAGAAATAGAATTGATACTGAATATGTAGATGGTAGATATTATCTAATAAGTGATATAACTTGTCAAGAGAGCAGGAAAATTTGTCAATTGATTTTGAAAAACCATCAGCCTCATTACACAATCGATAAAAAGCCTTTGTAAGCAGATCGTCCAGGTTATTAAATGCTGTAAAGAAATCTTCCTGAGATAAGCTAGCGCTTTCTAGAATCGATTCTAGCTCCAAATTATGGTAAGATTTTTCAGCTAATATTGGAAGAATTTTATCGATGATTTGGTTTGGATTCATAACAATACTTTACTTTGTATTTAAATTATTTAGAACACCCTCCAACCCTAAATAACGCAAAGCCGTTATAATTCGTTTTTATTCGCCAATTGACCACAAGCAGCATCAATATCCTGTCCCCGAGATTTTCTTACTTTAGCAACTATACCTGCTGATTCCAAAACAGAAAGGTAAAGCTCAATCTTATCTGGTGATGCTTGGCGAAATTCTCCTTCATCAATTGGGTTGTATTGGATAATATTGACTTTCGATGGCACATGCTTGCAGAATTTTGCCAAGGCACGTGCATGTTTTTCGTCATCATTGATCCCGTCCCAAATGACATATTCATAGGTGACTTTTCTTTTTGTTTTACTATACCAATATTTCAGAGCCAAAGCAAGATCCTCAACGGTATTGACTTGATTGATTGGCATTAGTCTTGTTCGCGTTTCGTCGATTGCTGAGTGCAAAGATAGGGCCAAATTGAATTTAACTTCATCATCAGCCAGTTTACGTATCATCTTGGCTATACCAACTGTAGATAATGTGATACGTTTTGGGGAAATTCCTAACCCTTCTGGGGAACAAATCTTATCAATGGCAGACAACACATTTTGGTAGTTAAGTAAAGGTTCGCCCATTCCCATAAATACAATATTGGTCAGGGGCCTATCGAAATACAAGCTGGCCTCTTCTTGAATAGCAACGACCTGATCATATATTTCATCAGGATTTAAGTTACGCATTCTTTTTAACCTCGCAGTAGCACAAAAGTTACAATCCAGGCTACAGCCAACCTGAGATGAAACACAAGCCGTAATTCTTTTTGAGGTAGGGATAAGCACAGACTCTACAATATTGTCATCGTATAACTTGACGGCATTTTTTATGGTGCCATCACTACTCCTTTGAAATTGATCTACTAGAATGTGGTTGATGGTGAAATTGGCTTTCAATATCTCTCTGGTAGATTTAGAGATATTGCTCATGTCATCAAAGTTTTTCAATGATTTGTTCCAAAGCCACTCGTAGACCTGTTTGGCTCGAAACTTTTTTTCACCTACAGAGAGAAAATAAGCTTCTAGTTCTGCGAGCTCTAATTTTCTAATGTCTTGTTTTTTTTCTGTCTGCATGATTTTTGATTTGATTCGAACGCGAATTTAACCCGGATTATGTAATAGGATTCGTGATGAGTGTTGCAATCGCAAGAAAATCAGGCTGTTTGGAGATTTTAGCATAGCACCGCTATGGTGAAATTGAAAACAGCAACGAAGTGGCTGATTTTATAGCGATTTCAGCACGTAATAGAATGTCTATTGCATATTTCGGGTTTAACAGCCTCTTAGCCATTAAAGGTTCAAAATTCCAATTGTTATTTTTAAGGTTCTAAATTTCGAGCTATTTTCTAGAAGGAAGTTTACCACCTGTTTTTTCTAATTCTTTCATTAGTTTACCCTCCAAAGCTACCACCTTTTCTGGCTGGCTATGCGATAGGTCTTGATTTTCCCCTGGGTCATTTTCAAGATCGAAGAGTTGGTTCTCACCACTTTCGTAGTCATGAATTAATTTCCACTTCCCTTTTCTTATAGCTGAGCCTGGCTTCCATGCGCTTCCATGGTATTGTGGGTAATGCCAAAAGAAGAGGTCTCTCTCAGGGGCCTTACCTCCTGTAAGGAATGAAGAAAGGTCTATCCCGTCATTGGATTCAAAATTGGATCCAGCAATACTGAGTAAGGTAGGGAAAAAATCCATGCTTGTGACAGGTAAATCTGTGACTTTACCTGGCGTTTTGATTCCAGGTCCTTTGATGATTAGAGGCACCCTTATTCCTCCCTCATAACACCATCCTTTTCCTGCCCTTAATGGTCCATTGGCTGTAGGCGCACCTTCTCCGTACAAGGTGGACAGGCCTCCATTGTCACTCGTAAGGATTACCCAGGTGTTTTCATCAAGTCCCTTTTCTTTTAGCTCTTTTAGTATTCTGCCCACATTTTCGTCCATTGCAGCCACCATAGAGGCGTAGGCTGCATTGTCTTGAATCAGTTTGGTTTGCCCATCACCTTCTTGCCTGTAGCTAGGCTGGCCTTCCGCTAAAGTTATTTTTGCTTTTTTATTAATAAAGTACTCATGCTTTTTTGGGGCCGCTTGTATGGGCGTGTGCACACTGTAAAATGAAAGATACAGCAAAAACGGCTTGTCAGAATTTTCCTGAATCAATTGCAAACTTTCATTTGTCAACCTGTCCGTTAGGTATTCGCCTTCAGGACCATCAGGAAGTTTTGGATTCCCATAAGGGGCGTAATAGCCATTGCTCAGGCCCTTTTTTAACTGAGGAGCTCCTACACGCCACCCACCGATGTTTTTATCAAAGCCCTGATGTTCTGGCCAGTATTTTTCTTCTTCGCCTAAATGCCACTTGCCAATGAAATAGGTCTGATATCCATTTTCTTTTAACTTTTCAGCTAGAGTCGTTTCTTCCAGAGCAAGTTCATCGCGAATGGGAGGGGTGACAATTGGGCGTTGGTCCTCAAACTTATCAAAGCCAGGGATCCAATCTGTGATACCTAGCCTGTTGGGATGCTTTCCGGTCATCAACGCCGCTCGGGTGGGGCTGCAGACAGGGTGGGCTGCGTAAGCCTGCGTAAATCGAATCCCTTCCGAAGCCATTCGGTCTAGGTTGGGCGTTTCATAAAAACTATCAGGGTAATTGGCTTTAACATCTGCCCATCCAAGATCATCAACAAGAATAAATACGAAGTTTGGTTTTTGCTCTTCCTTTTTCTGACAAGAGCTCGCTACCAAAGCTATGTAAAGAAGTATCAATATTTTTTTCATACGATTAATTGGTCAGGCCTTTAAAATGTAAAGGTAAATAATACAATGAAATTATAGCTAGAGATTTTAAAGAGGAACAAATCTTCACTAATAAATAAACACAATCTCTGTCAAAAAGGCCGTTTTTTTCTTTTTTTATGACCGAAATCGGACATAATTACAGTGTTTGGCTTAAAAAATCGTTTGGTTTCATATTTGATAAATGGATAATAAGCAATACAAAATATTCAAAAAATAATCAAAAGAGCGAAATGGATTTCAAGCAATTTACTATAAAATCACAAGAGGTGATTCAAAAGGCTTTGGAGCTTTGCACCTCTGAGCAACAACAGCTTATAGAGCCAGCTCATTTATTAAAAGGTATAATTCAGGAAGACGTCAATGTAAGGGAGTTTTTATTTAAGAAGTTGGAGGTTAATTCTGACCTGGTTCTTCAAAAACTGGATGAAATCATTGCCCAATACCCAAAAGTTAGTGGGCAACAGCCTTATTTATCCAATGCAACCAATGAGGCTATAACCAAGGCTAAGAATTACCTTAAAACTTTTGGTGATGAATTTGTGGCTGTAGAACATTTGTTATTAGGAGTTTTGGCCGGATCGGAGAAAGTAGCTCAGCTATTGAAGGATCAGGGGCTAAATGAAAAGAGGTTAATAGAAGTTATTAAGGAACTTAGAAAAGGAAATAAGGTGACTGATCAAAATGCAGAATCAAAGTACAGGTCATTAGAAAAATACTCTAAAAACCTAAATGAACTGGCCAAAAAAGGGAAAATTGACCCTGTAATCGGTAGGGATGAGGAGATCAGAAGGGTTTTACAGATTTTGGCCAGAAGGACAAAAAACAATCCGATTCTCTTAGGAGAACCAGGAGTTGGTAAAACGGCCATTGTGGAAGGGCTGGCCCAGCGTATAGTTAGTGGAGATGTACCTGAAAACCTTAAAAGCAAAATTCTTATCTCTTTAGATATGGGTTTGTTGGTGGCAGGAGCCAAATACAAAGGTGAATTTGAGGAAAGGCTTAAATCTGTTATCAAGGAAGTTACAGATTCAGACGGAGAAATTATTCTTTTCATAGATGAGATCCATACTTTGATAGGCGCCGGTGGAGGTGGAGAGGGAGCAATGGATGCTGCCAATTTGTTGAAGCCTGCCCTGGCTAGGGGTGAGTTACATGCAATAGGAGCCACTACCCTAAAAGAGTATCAGAAGTACATTGAAAAAGACAAAGCGCTTGAACGAAGGTTTCAGCAAGTAGTAGTGGATGAGCCGGATGTAGCTGATGCCATTTCTATTTTAAGAGGGATCAAGGACAAGTATGAATTGCACCATGGTGTAAGGATTAAAGATGATGCAGTGATTGCTGCTGTTGAGCTTTCTCAACGGTACATTACAGATAGATACCTGCCTGACAAAGCCATAGATTTGATGGATGAGGCAGGGGCGAAGTTGAGGATGGAGATTGATTCTCTGCCTCAGGAGCTGGATGAAATGAACAGGCGTATCATGCAATTGGAAATTGAGCGGGAGGCCATTCGTAGAGAGAAGAACAAGGATAAAGAAACAGTCCTTAGCAAGGAATTGGCAGATTTAACTGAGAAAAGACAGGAAATAAAAGGCAAATGGGAAAGTGAGAAGGCGGTTATCCAAGGCATCCAACGCGAAAAAGAAAACATTGACAAGTTCAAGATTGAAGCAGAACAGGCAGAAAGAGGTGGTGACTTTGGTAAGGTAGCTGAAATTCGCTACGGTAAGATTGTGGAAAGTGAGAAAAAACTGGAATCCTTTAAGCAGCAATTGAAAGAAATGCAAGAGGGCTCTCCTTTATTAAAAGAAGAAGTGGATGCGGAAGACATTGCAGCCGTAGTGAGTAAATGGACAGGAATTCCATTGTCTAAAATGATCCAAAGTGAAAGAGAAAAACTGCTTCACTTAGAAGAAGAACTTGGAAAACGTGTAGCTGGACAGACAGAGGCCATTGTGGCGCTGTCGGATGCGGTGAGAAGAAGCCGAGCTGGATTGCAGGATCCCAAAAGACCGATAGGTTCATTCATATTCCTGGGAACAACAGGGGTGGGTAAAACAGAGTTGGCCAAAGCCTTGGCAGAGTACTTGTTTAGTGATGAAAATGCCATGGTTAGGATTGATATGTCTGAATACCAGGAAAGGCATGCGGTCAGCAGGCTGGTAGGAGCACCTCCAGGATATGTAGGCTATGATGAAGGAGGGCAACTTACAGAAGCTGTCAGAAGAAGACCTTATTCAGTAGTGCTGCTTGATGAAATTGAAAAAGCACATCCTGATGTGTTCAATATTCTCTTGCAGGTATTGGACGATGGTAGGCTTACTGACAACAAAGGTCGAGTAGCTAACTTTAAAAATACCATCATCATTATGACCACCAATATCGGCTCTCATTTGATTCAGGAGCGATTTGAGACCATCAATGAATTCAACAAGGAAGTAGTGATGGAAACTACTAAGGAGGAGGTTTTCAATATGTTGAAAAAATCCATGCGACCTGAGTTCTTAAATCGTATAGATGAGACCATCATGTTTGAGCCACTAAATAAGGAGATTCTTCGAAAAATTGTGGACATACAATGGAGAGAGATTCAGGATCGTTTGTCTGAAGCCGGTATAGAGATTGGTGCAACTCAGGAAGTGTTGGATTATTTGGGAGAGGTAGGTTTTGATCCTCAATATGGTGCCAGACCATTGAAAAGAACAATGCAAAGGCTGGTACTTAACGAATTATCAAAACAAATCTTGAGTGGATATGTTAAGAATGATAGCGCAGTGTTGGTAGACCTTGATGCAGAGAATCAGATCTATTTCAAAAACATAGATAATGTAGAAGTAAGTTAATCCCTAATTAGGCAATGCCATTGCCAAAGTGTACAGGGAAGCGATTATATCGAGTAATAGTAGCGCGATAACTTCTTTCAACATTAAGTAATGGAATGGTTATTGTGTTAAGTTTTATAGAGTTTGGTTAATTGGGTTTATTAGTTGGACAGCCAACCCGTTTTCGGGTTGGCTGTTTTTTGTGTCCATTGAAAAATGGATAAACAGCTTGCCATGTGGTTGGTGTTTTATGCTTTTGAAACCGGGTTAAAAATTTATATATTAAGCATATAATATATTCTTAATCAAGTTTAGAACAATTAGCCCAATCAATGCATAAATTACTTTCCTTTCAACTGCTGTTTTTTATTTGTTTTTTCTCTGCACTGCAACTTGTAGAGGCTTCGGAATTAGCGCCATTGGCTAAATCAAAAAAAATAGTGCTGATAGCAGGTCCAAAAAGCCATGGACCCAAAGTTCATGAATACATTAAATCTGTAAGGCTGATTAAAACCATGTTGGACAATTCCAATGTGGAGGGCATAACTACGGAGATTCATTTTAATGGTTGGCCTGAAAATATTCAAAGTTTGGATGAAGCTGATCTTATACTTTTTGTTTCCGATGGTCGAGATGGACATTTGGGTTCTGAAGTTCCATTTATGACCGAAGAGCGAATGAAAATAATGCAAAAACAAATGGAAAGGGGCTGCGGATTGTCCCTGATTCATTTTTCAACTTTCGCATCAGATGAAAATGGTAAGAAGGTTTTGGAATGGGGAGGTGGCTATTTTGACTGGCAGGATGAACAAGGGGAGAGGAATTGGTATTCAGCAATAAAGACCATGGAGAGTAAGCTTGTGTTCCCTAATGCCAAACACCCCATTTTATCTGGCATCGAACCTTTCAAGCTGAAAGATGAATTTTATTACAATATTCGTTTTCAGGCTCATGACAATCGTTTAAAGCTTATAGCGGAAGTTCCGGAATTGGAAGGCGTGGAGGACAATGGCAATGCTGTAGCTTGGGCTGTAGAAAGGCAGGATGGGGGTAGAGGTTTTAGCACTACCATGGGACATTTTTATTCCAATTGGGAGAATGACAACTTTAGGAAAATGATCCTAAATGGGACTGTCTGGGCAGCAGGAGCAAAGATCCCTAGGGGAGGAGTTGAAGCAAAGTTTTATGAGGATGCTGAAGTGACCCAATTTTTGTATGAAAAGTCCCGAAAAGCCTTGCTGTTGACAGGAAATCATCATCCCGCACACCCATGGGAGAAAACTTCTCCACTTATTAAATCTGCCATCGAAGGTAATAGTGATTTCTATGTGGATATTTCCACAAACATTGATGACCTTTCCCAATATGATCTTGATGATTATGATGCTCTAATCCTAAACTATGCGAATTGGGAAGATCCCAGAGGATTGTCAGAAGCGTCTAAAAATTCATTTGTTAATTATTTGAATCAAGGAGGTGGATTAATGGTGTTGCATTTTGCGAATGGTGCTTTCCACTTCTCTTTACCAAAAGCGAGTGAATCGGATTGGGCAGAGTACAGGAAGATCGTTAGTAGGGTTTGGGATCACAATGCAGACAGTGGCCATGATTCTTATGGTGAATTCATGGTCAAAATCTCCAATAGTGAACATGCTATTACTTCAGGGATAGATGATTTTTCCACATTTGATGAATTGTATTTCAATCAAAAGGGTGATCAAACCATTGTCCCTTTGTTTACCGCCAAGTCTAAAGTCACAGGGAAGGAAGAACCATTGGGATGGGTATACCATTATGGGAAAGGTCGGGTTTTTCAGACCCTCTTAGGGCATGATGCCAAGTCATTTACTGCTCCAGCATTTCAGCAAATCTTAAGCAACGCGATTAATTGGGTTGGGAAGGAAGAAAAATAGCGACGGCTATAAGGAAGTTTTAAGACTTTGATTGTTGTAATTTAAGAGAATACTGAAATAGGCGAATTCTACTTTTTCCAAAG
Protein-coding sequences here:
- the mutL gene encoding DNA mismatch repair endonuclease MutL; translation: MNDMIQLLPDAIANQIAAGEVVQRPASALKELLENAIDAQAESIQVVIKDGGKSLIQVIDDGLGMSVTDARMCFERHATSKIKQSADLFNIRTHGFRGEAMASIAAVSQVELKTKREEDELGTLIQIESSTVKKQEPIVYQRGTSVSVKNLFCNVPARRNFLKSNAVETKHLVEEFQRVALAYPKVSFSFYQNDMELFKLAGGKLSKRIVGIFGKQYRDKLIVCQEESPHIDIHGYIGKPEQAKKSRGDQYFFVNNRYIKSNYLGHAVSTAFESLIGPDHHPFYVLFLEIDPKHIDINVHPTKTEIKFDDERTIYGVVRAAVKQALGAHHVVPTIDFSLDVNFTDNWSQDTEKRKEVGLENNYRTYRGPGMANKDAKGWEQLFHKDHEERAINFDPEKDNIGQQELKTFPSKVNSRDETPIGEINKPSIGTGNTFQVEQAYIVTQTSSGLLIFDQQATHQRILYERYASQLDQSKGASQQCLFPQNIRLSPADFSLVMDLKEELNDLGFQLTEFGQHAILINGVPADIHIASEKVLFEELLEQFKHFKNELSLTKKENLARSLAKKTSIKRGDKLQSQEMENLAGQLFACQNPNYSPEGSKTFIKLDLNKIDRFFYS
- a CDS encoding rhomboid family intramembrane serine protease, which encodes MFRALTPIVKNLLLITVGMHVIASFFLPQLKGLFALYYIDSRNFMPFQFVTYMFMHADFWHLLSNMFGLFIFGPLLEQFLGPKKILILWMVCGVGSGVLYSGYVAYNMGQLNNRIETFAENPDPEEFNRFVSDNSHYFNAGIYDFIDEYSRDADNTELQERAKRNMLGIRDLKANIPMVGASGALFGILIAFGMLFPNTQLFLLFPPMPIRAKYLVLFYGLYTVYNIFVSNPTDNVAHFAHLSGLLIGAVLVTYWKRDRQNFY
- a CDS encoding rhomboid family intramembrane serine protease, giving the protein MYGGFWYHIRHAFDHKNNGLYKIIAINLLAFLVLMVLRVFLTIGGAEATYRSIISVFMMPAAIPQFLMQPWTIISYMFLHEGFLHIIFNLLFLYWFGLLVQEYLGSRKLVNLYILGGIAGGLLYMILYNIAPYFNDRVDGALMLGASAGVFAIVVAAATLRPDTQFHLLLIGPVKIKYIAIFYVLVAFANSAGANAGGELAHLGGAAMGFIYILQLNKGIDLGKPVQAVGVFFEKLFSQKPKVKVTYRRDGEASRKKTTMSSSTSSSTSRSTQEEIDRILDKIADKGYDNLTKEEKRKLFDFSNKDA
- a CDS encoding TetR/AcrR family transcriptional regulator, producing MNPNQIIDKILPILAEKSYHNLELESILESASLSQEDFFTAFNNLDDLLTKAFYRLCNEADGFSKSIDKFSCSLDKLYHLLDNIYHLHIQYQFYFFNLLEIMKNQELIKDRYLDMIALRKTQLIHLFKLLATEGFFAEEKFPGSFENLANQMFMLSDYWLIHNQIVFGPDDIRLPYYNKLIFSAVLPYLTEKGLVDYKKILGYEKLN
- the rlmN gene encoding 23S rRNA (adenine(2503)-C(2))-methyltransferase RlmN, whose translation is MQTEKKQDIRKLELAELEAYFLSVGEKKFRAKQVYEWLWNKSLKNFDDMSNISKSTREILKANFTINHILVDQFQRSSDGTIKNAVKLYDDNIVESVLIPTSKRITACVSSQVGCSLDCNFCATARLKRMRNLNPDEIYDQVVAIQEEASLYFDRPLTNIVFMGMGEPLLNYQNVLSAIDKICSPEGLGISPKRITLSTVGIAKMIRKLADDEVKFNLALSLHSAIDETRTRLMPINQVNTVEDLALALKYWYSKTKRKVTYEYVIWDGINDDEKHARALAKFCKHVPSKVNIIQYNPIDEGEFRQASPDKIELYLSVLESAGIVAKVRKSRGQDIDAACGQLANKNEL
- a CDS encoding sulfatase; this translates as MKKILILLYIALVASSCQKKEEQKPNFVFILVDDLGWADVKANYPDSFYETPNLDRMASEGIRFTQAYAAHPVCSPTRAALMTGKHPNRLGITDWIPGFDKFEDQRPIVTPPIRDELALEETTLAEKLKENGYQTYFIGKWHLGEEEKYWPEHQGFDKNIGGWRVGAPQLKKGLSNGYYAPYGNPKLPDGPEGEYLTDRLTNESLQLIQENSDKPFLLYLSFYSVHTPIQAAPKKHEYFINKKAKITLAEGQPSYRQEGDGQTKLIQDNAAYASMVAAMDENVGRILKELKEKGLDENTWVILTSDNGGLSTLYGEGAPTANGPLRAGKGWCYEGGIRVPLIIKGPGIKTPGKVTDLPVTSMDFFPTLLSIAGSNFESNDGIDLSSFLTGGKAPERDLFFWHYPQYHGSAWKPGSAIRKGKWKLIHDYESGENQLFDLENDPGENQDLSHSQPEKVVALEGKLMKELEKTGGKLPSRK
- the clpB gene encoding ATP-dependent chaperone ClpB; amino-acid sequence: MDFKQFTIKSQEVIQKALELCTSEQQQLIEPAHLLKGIIQEDVNVREFLFKKLEVNSDLVLQKLDEIIAQYPKVSGQQPYLSNATNEAITKAKNYLKTFGDEFVAVEHLLLGVLAGSEKVAQLLKDQGLNEKRLIEVIKELRKGNKVTDQNAESKYRSLEKYSKNLNELAKKGKIDPVIGRDEEIRRVLQILARRTKNNPILLGEPGVGKTAIVEGLAQRIVSGDVPENLKSKILISLDMGLLVAGAKYKGEFEERLKSVIKEVTDSDGEIILFIDEIHTLIGAGGGGEGAMDAANLLKPALARGELHAIGATTLKEYQKYIEKDKALERRFQQVVVDEPDVADAISILRGIKDKYELHHGVRIKDDAVIAAVELSQRYITDRYLPDKAIDLMDEAGAKLRMEIDSLPQELDEMNRRIMQLEIEREAIRREKNKDKETVLSKELADLTEKRQEIKGKWESEKAVIQGIQREKENIDKFKIEAEQAERGGDFGKVAEIRYGKIVESEKKLESFKQQLKEMQEGSPLLKEEVDAEDIAAVVSKWTGIPLSKMIQSEREKLLHLEEELGKRVAGQTEAIVALSDAVRRSRAGLQDPKRPIGSFIFLGTTGVGKTELAKALAEYLFSDENAMVRIDMSEYQERHAVSRLVGAPPGYVGYDEGGQLTEAVRRRPYSVVLLDEIEKAHPDVFNILLQVLDDGRLTDNKGRVANFKNTIIIMTTNIGSHLIQERFETINEFNKEVVMETTKEEVFNMLKKSMRPEFLNRIDETIMFEPLNKEILRKIVDIQWREIQDRLSEAGIEIGATQEVLDYLGEVGFDPQYGARPLKRTMQRLVLNELSKQILSGYVKNDSAVLVDLDAENQIYFKNIDNVEVS
- a CDS encoding ThuA domain-containing protein → MHKLLSFQLLFFICFFSALQLVEASELAPLAKSKKIVLIAGPKSHGPKVHEYIKSVRLIKTMLDNSNVEGITTEIHFNGWPENIQSLDEADLILFVSDGRDGHLGSEVPFMTEERMKIMQKQMERGCGLSLIHFSTFASDENGKKVLEWGGGYFDWQDEQGERNWYSAIKTMESKLVFPNAKHPILSGIEPFKLKDEFYYNIRFQAHDNRLKLIAEVPELEGVEDNGNAVAWAVERQDGGRGFSTTMGHFYSNWENDNFRKMILNGTVWAAGAKIPRGGVEAKFYEDAEVTQFLYEKSRKALLLTGNHHPAHPWEKTSPLIKSAIEGNSDFYVDISTNIDDLSQYDLDDYDALILNYANWEDPRGLSEASKNSFVNYLNQGGGLMVLHFANGAFHFSLPKASESDWAEYRKIVSRVWDHNADSGHDSYGEFMVKISNSEHAITSGIDDFSTFDELYFNQKGDQTIVPLFTAKSKVTGKEEPLGWVYHYGKGRVFQTLLGHDAKSFTAPAFQQILSNAINWVGKEEK